In Thermodesulforhabdus norvegica, a single window of DNA contains:
- a CDS encoding zinc ribbon domain-containing protein: MFFFIGGVQPKTVTLDENPRLCPSCGLAQAKLKRIDHYVSLFFIPLFPVKKGEPLLMCERCGFAAPPDQADYFARSRQFHRRPQCPSCGLELDPSFNYCPRCGTKV, from the coding sequence ATGTTTTTCTTTATCGGCGGTGTTCAACCAAAAACGGTCACACTGGATGAAAACCCCAGGCTGTGTCCATCCTGTGGGCTGGCTCAGGCAAAATTGAAAAGAATAGACCACTACGTAAGCCTTTTCTTCATTCCGCTATTTCCTGTAAAAAAAGGCGAACCTCTCCTGATGTGCGAACGTTGTGGTTTTGCCGCTCCTCCTGATCAGGCCGACTACTTTGCCAGAAGCCGCCAATTTCACAGAAGGCCGCAATGTCCATCCTGCGGTCTCGAACTGGATCCGTCATTTAACTATTGCCCGAGATGCGGAACCAAAGTATAA
- a CDS encoding 3-keto-5-aminohexanoate cleavage protein: MQKLIITVAPTGSLPRKEQNPHVPVTPQEIVDCALRCEELGASIVHIHVRDRDQNPSDDPKLFQEVVSGLKAAGSKLIIQISTGGRAGSGLESRIARLNVPCEMASLTTGSVNFPNSVYVNPPADVKALAEAMRERGIKPEMEIFDTSMVQPAIDLAKEGIVSTPIHFNFVMGLKGTQPATIEQLVHLKRMIPENSTWTVTGIGRFQLPLAVHAILMGGHVRVGLEDNIYYKKGVVASNEMLVERIVRLAREFDREIATPGEAREILHL, translated from the coding sequence ATGCAAAAGTTGATCATCACGGTTGCTCCAACGGGATCACTCCCAAGAAAGGAACAAAATCCGCACGTCCCCGTCACCCCACAGGAAATAGTGGATTGTGCACTAAGATGCGAAGAACTGGGGGCATCCATAGTACACATCCACGTAAGAGATCGAGATCAAAATCCTTCCGACGATCCGAAGCTGTTTCAAGAAGTCGTTTCCGGATTAAAAGCGGCCGGTAGCAAGCTGATTATTCAGATATCAACAGGAGGACGGGCCGGCTCCGGCCTCGAAAGCAGAATAGCACGACTCAACGTACCCTGTGAAATGGCGTCCCTCACAACGGGTTCGGTGAATTTTCCCAATTCCGTTTACGTTAACCCACCTGCCGATGTTAAAGCGCTCGCAGAAGCCATGCGGGAACGGGGTATCAAACCGGAAATGGAAATATTCGATACATCCATGGTTCAGCCGGCTATTGACCTTGCAAAAGAGGGAATCGTATCCACGCCCATACATTTCAACTTCGTTATGGGGCTAAAAGGTACACAACCCGCTACGATAGAACAGCTCGTACATCTAAAACGGATGATTCCCGAAAACAGCACCTGGACCGTTACAGGCATAGGCCGATTCCAGCTTCCTCTGGCAGTCCACGCAATCCTCATGGGTGGTCATGTAAGAGTGGGTCTGGAAGACAATATCTACTACAAAAAAGGCGTGGTAGCATCCAACGAGATGCTCGTTGAAAGGATTGTCAGGCTCGCAAGAGAATTCGATAGGGAGATAGCAACCCCCGGTGAAGCAAGAGAAATTCTTCATTTATGA
- the hrcA gene encoding heat-inducible transcriptional repressor HrcA, with translation MTAELSPRDQSILRAVVLDYIKSGEPVGSRTVSKKYMKNLSSATIRNIMADLEDLGYLYQPHTSAGRIPTEKGLRFYLEFLMEWEELEKKEKEVIRQAYMDVSGIEDVLKRTTHVLSSLCAQAALVLWPRLSATRLRRIEFVRLHQNHVLTILVAESGIIHHRLIILDEDISQEELDRFGRYINETYGNLTLEEIKNRIIKELQEEKALFDRIYNRAVTIIKEALQLQAESTEMYIEGQSKLLDNPEFTDIERLKKILEAFEDKSRILKLLDVTMESTQGVQIILGPESNIQDLENIGIVSSPYKRGETVLGVVGVIGPLRMDYPKIVPIVDFTARVLSEVLQNPEKGDICGEIIQSGG, from the coding sequence ATGACGGCAGAACTGAGTCCCAGAGATCAGAGTATACTCCGGGCTGTAGTGCTCGATTACATAAAAAGCGGTGAACCCGTTGGATCCAGAACCGTTTCCAAAAAATATATGAAAAACCTCAGTTCTGCCACAATCCGCAATATAATGGCCGATCTGGAAGATCTCGGATATTTGTATCAGCCTCACACCTCCGCAGGCAGAATCCCCACGGAGAAGGGTTTACGCTTTTATTTAGAATTCCTGATGGAGTGGGAGGAACTGGAGAAGAAGGAAAAAGAAGTAATCCGTCAGGCTTACATGGATGTGTCCGGGATAGAAGATGTTCTCAAGCGCACCACCCATGTCCTGTCTTCGCTATGCGCACAGGCGGCTCTCGTCCTCTGGCCCAGACTATCGGCAACCCGTCTCAGAAGAATAGAGTTCGTAAGGTTGCACCAAAATCACGTGCTCACAATTCTCGTCGCGGAATCAGGCATAATACACCACAGGCTCATCATCCTGGATGAGGACATATCTCAGGAAGAACTGGACAGATTCGGTAGATACATTAACGAAACCTACGGGAACCTCACGCTGGAGGAAATAAAAAACCGCATAATCAAAGAACTCCAGGAGGAAAAAGCGCTCTTCGACCGGATATACAACCGCGCCGTGACGATAATAAAGGAGGCCCTTCAGCTACAGGCCGAAAGTACGGAAATGTACATCGAGGGCCAGTCTAAGTTGCTGGATAACCCCGAATTCACAGATATAGAAAGGCTAAAAAAAATTCTTGAGGCCTTTGAGGATAAGTCCCGCATATTAAAACTCCTTGATGTAACCATGGAGTCCACGCAGGGTGTTCAGATAATTCTCGGTCCCGAAAGCAATATCCAGGACCTCGAAAACATCGGTATCGTATCATCGCCTTACAAACGCGGGGAAACCGTGTTGGGTGTGGTAGGTGTTATCGGACCGCTTAGAATGGACTACCCTAAAATCGTCCCAATTGTGGACTTCACAGCCCGGGTTCTCAGCGAAGTGTTACAAAATCCGGAAAAAGGTGACATCTGCGGGGAAATAATACAATCAGGAGGTTAA
- a CDS encoding TetR/AcrR family transcriptional regulator codes for MKNTAGSTRDRLFAEATRLFREKGYCATSMSDIASAAGIQKASIYYYIKSKQELLVEIARACMNMLIAEAERVAYSNMSPTEKLKALMTAHIRLVVDHLDIFTVSLREVNPVNMGEYWPEAVGLRDRYESIIRGIIRTGRELGEFKNLDEKLTGFAMLGMVNWLIRWVKPEGEKSADEIASVMTEIFFNGLRADKSLQG; via the coding sequence ATGAAAAATACGGCTGGCTCTACTAGAGACAGGCTATTCGCCGAAGCAACCCGGCTTTTCCGGGAAAAGGGTTACTGTGCCACCTCAATGAGCGACATCGCCTCGGCGGCGGGAATCCAGAAAGCTTCCATATACTACTACATAAAATCGAAACAGGAACTCCTGGTGGAAATAGCCAGAGCCTGCATGAACATGCTCATTGCCGAAGCCGAACGGGTGGCCTACTCAAACATGAGCCCCACGGAAAAGCTGAAAGCCCTCATGACGGCTCACATAAGACTCGTCGTTGACCATCTCGACATTTTCACCGTGAGCCTCCGTGAGGTAAACCCGGTAAACATGGGTGAATACTGGCCCGAAGCCGTTGGACTCCGGGATCGCTATGAGAGCATAATTCGCGGGATTATCAGAACGGGCAGGGAACTGGGAGAATTCAAAAATCTGGACGAAAAGCTAACGGGATTTGCCATGCTCGGTATGGTAAACTGGCTCATTAGGTGGGTTAAGCCAGAAGGAGAAAAATCAGCCGACGAAATCGCCTCCGTAATGACGGAGATTTTCTTTAACGGACTGAGAGCCGATAAATCCCTACAGGGGTAA
- the grpE gene encoding nucleotide exchange factor GrpE yields the protein MIKVEPEEHRNKENNSMDVQEKEQQVDAQEVEAEAEAKDPYKDISREELIELLKQKDQKIARLNEKILRMAAEMDNTRKRLERERNEAVAYANEQILRELLPVIDNLERAISHANSETDPKALLEGVEITLRSFLSTLERFGCTPFESVGKPFDPSYHEAIMQQETEEYPENTVLQEYQKGYMLKDRLLRPAMVVVARSVKEKKQDEEG from the coding sequence ATGATAAAGGTGGAGCCGGAAGAACACAGGAACAAAGAAAATAACTCGATGGATGTGCAGGAAAAAGAACAGCAGGTGGATGCACAGGAAGTCGAAGCTGAAGCAGAAGCCAAAGATCCTTACAAGGATATAAGTAGAGAGGAATTGATAGAGCTCCTGAAACAGAAAGATCAGAAAATCGCAAGGCTTAACGAAAAGATACTCCGAATGGCAGCGGAGATGGATAACACCAGAAAGCGTCTTGAACGAGAAAGGAATGAAGCAGTTGCTTACGCTAATGAGCAGATATTGCGAGAGCTCCTGCCGGTTATAGACAACCTTGAACGGGCCATTTCTCACGCAAACTCCGAGACCGACCCGAAGGCCCTTCTGGAAGGGGTTGAAATCACCCTGAGAAGTTTTCTTTCAACTCTGGAAAGGTTTGGTTGCACGCCCTTTGAGTCGGTCGGCAAGCCCTTTGATCCTTCTTATCACGAAGCAATAATGCAGCAGGAAACAGAGGAATACCCGGAAAATACGGTCCTTCAGGAATACCAGAAGGGTTACATGTTAAAAGACAGATTGCTCAGACCGGCCATGGTTGTTGTGGCCCGATCGGTAAAAGAGAAAAAACAGGATGAGGAGGGATAA
- a CDS encoding ComEA family DNA-binding protein, with amino-acid sequence MKFYRPGKEAKIYMLLAFLAVLITCYSYMDKIRCTGSREPPCTFVELVIETEGKSRLMCLQSPTPTLKEILQAEIPSYDLTQCGPYLDLPMKTGDAVYLHNTSEEIKISLGTMQDRYRLALGLPVNINSAPFQVLRALPYITDEAAKQIIEMRKKQSFRVKKELTRIEGIGEKRLKEIEPFISCSPTPSPVEICRTRLRSESF; translated from the coding sequence ATGAAATTTTATCGGCCGGGAAAGGAAGCAAAAATTTACATGCTTCTGGCCTTCCTGGCCGTACTTATTACCTGTTATTCTTACATGGATAAAATCCGATGTACCGGATCGAGGGAACCCCCGTGCACCTTCGTTGAGCTGGTAATAGAAACCGAAGGAAAATCACGGTTAATGTGTCTCCAGTCACCTACGCCTACCCTAAAGGAAATACTGCAGGCCGAGATCCCTTCGTATGACCTAACCCAATGTGGTCCTTATCTAGACCTTCCCATGAAAACAGGAGATGCCGTGTATCTCCATAACACCTCGGAAGAAATCAAAATATCCCTCGGCACCATGCAGGACCGATACCGCCTGGCCCTGGGCCTACCGGTCAACATAAACAGTGCGCCCTTCCAGGTCCTCAGAGCACTGCCTTACATAACGGACGAGGCGGCAAAACAAATTATCGAAATGAGAAAAAAGCAATCCTTTCGGGTAAAAAAGGAACTCACGAGAATAGAGGGCATCGGGGAGAAAAGGCTTAAAGAAATCGAACCGTTTATTTCCTGTAGCCCCACCCCGAGCCCTGTAGAAATCTGCCGAACTAGACTTCGGTCTGAATCATTTTAA
- a CDS encoding flagellar brake protein yields MKKLPLYIGEEIVIQSLDKTMPHKARSKIIGARHGEFILVEEPVVAISDRLVALVEGPVNCWYIHEGTMYKFSSTIKEKIKDGITFLEYPERFEIEMLRKYPRITVNLETRSHLGKKREEYAGSIVDISSGGCRLEVETIVLVVKEDPVELSFDLPTGEPIRGIEGKVRSVKIDRVRRKTTIGIEFTGPEQLKKKIETFCHFCEYFRVE; encoded by the coding sequence GTGAAGAAGCTTCCACTTTACATCGGCGAAGAAATAGTAATACAGTCCCTCGATAAGACCATGCCTCATAAGGCTCGAAGCAAAATAATCGGGGCACGACACGGCGAATTTATATTGGTCGAGGAACCCGTCGTGGCAATCTCAGATCGCCTCGTTGCTCTGGTGGAAGGACCGGTGAACTGCTGGTATATCCACGAGGGTACAATGTATAAGTTCTCTAGTACCATTAAAGAAAAGATAAAGGACGGAATCACCTTTCTGGAGTATCCTGAGAGATTTGAAATCGAGATGCTGCGAAAATATCCGCGTATAACCGTTAATCTGGAAACAAGAAGTCATCTGGGTAAGAAAAGAGAGGAATATGCCGGGAGTATTGTTGACATAAGCAGTGGCGGATGCCGTCTTGAAGTTGAGACGATAGTTCTGGTCGTCAAGGAGGATCCTGTGGAGCTCAGCTTTGATCTTCCAACGGGAGAACCAATAAGGGGGATTGAAGGAAAAGTCAGGAGTGTAAAGATCGATCGGGTTCGCAGAAAAACCACCATCGGAATTGAATTCACAGGCCCTGAGCAATTAAAGAAAAAAATAGAGACTTTTTGTCATTTTTGTGAATATTTCAGGGTAGAATAA
- the glyS gene encoding glycine--tRNA ligase subunit beta has product MAEKSVFLLEIGTEEIPAGYIGPALDMMARQIEDFFRNNRIGFEKVETAGTPRRLVLVAHGVDMVQEPAVQEITGPPYSIAFTPDGKPTKAAEGFARGLGVSVDELQVKDTPKGKYLFFVKEEKGRSTKELLAEYLPDFVAHIPFPKSMRWGDQTVTFARPIHWIVALLGDEVVPFSYGDVVSGRHSKGHRFMKPDVISVPSDFDEYKKILRDHFVIVDRNERKEMIRSSVKALAESLGGIVVEDEDLLDEVTHLVEYPYPLVGKFEEKYLELPPEVPITVMKEHQRYFALTDARGKLMPYFITVANTVPRRPEVVAQGNERVVRARLEDARFYYEEDKKIPLEKRAEELKNVVFHSKLGTSWEKVERFRAVAKWLSDQLQFDESQNAKLMRAALLCKADLVTGMVSEFPELQGVMGRAYALHQGEDPDVAEAIYEHYLPAKAGDVVPSGIIGAVLSIADKIDTIVGCFGVGLIPTGTADPFALRRQTLAIIRILLEKELPISLVSLVRNTIPGLRKWITEPENTVIEGVIQFFKGRLEHYLQTHYGYPIDVIQAALSVEIDVLVNDVKRIAALSEFRKRSDFNALATTFKRVVNIIKEPVEIAVKPELFEDDAERELWKLIQDLRERFRTWEQERNYGRALEEFASLRPAVDRFFDAVLVMAKETEVRNNRLALLSTLKSLFENIADFKMIQTEV; this is encoded by the coding sequence ATGGCAGAAAAAAGTGTTTTTTTGCTTGAAATAGGAACGGAAGAGATACCCGCCGGTTACATCGGGCCGGCCCTTGATATGATGGCCCGTCAGATAGAGGATTTTTTCCGTAACAACCGAATAGGGTTTGAAAAGGTCGAAACGGCAGGTACCCCGAGAAGACTGGTTCTTGTTGCCCATGGTGTTGACATGGTTCAAGAGCCCGCCGTGCAGGAGATTACCGGGCCACCTTATTCGATTGCTTTCACTCCTGATGGTAAACCCACGAAGGCCGCGGAAGGCTTTGCACGGGGCTTAGGGGTTTCTGTCGATGAGCTTCAGGTGAAGGACACCCCTAAGGGTAAGTATCTTTTCTTCGTTAAGGAAGAAAAGGGCCGTTCCACAAAGGAGCTTCTGGCCGAATATCTTCCCGATTTTGTAGCACATATACCCTTTCCCAAGTCCATGAGATGGGGAGATCAGACGGTTACCTTTGCCCGGCCCATACACTGGATTGTTGCTCTGCTCGGTGATGAAGTCGTCCCCTTCAGTTATGGCGATGTCGTAAGTGGTCGTCATTCCAAAGGACACAGGTTTATGAAACCCGATGTCATTAGCGTTCCTTCCGATTTCGACGAATACAAAAAGATTCTTCGCGACCATTTCGTTATCGTTGATAGAAACGAGCGTAAAGAGATGATACGAAGTTCCGTGAAGGCTCTTGCTGAATCCCTTGGCGGGATCGTTGTGGAGGATGAGGACCTTCTCGACGAGGTAACTCATCTGGTTGAGTATCCTTATCCGCTCGTTGGAAAGTTCGAAGAAAAGTATCTTGAGCTCCCCCCGGAAGTTCCCATCACCGTTATGAAGGAGCATCAGAGATACTTCGCTTTAACGGATGCCCGGGGGAAGCTCATGCCCTATTTTATCACCGTAGCCAATACCGTACCCAGAAGACCGGAGGTAGTAGCTCAGGGTAACGAAAGAGTTGTTAGGGCCAGGCTGGAGGATGCTCGGTTCTATTATGAGGAAGACAAAAAGATACCACTGGAAAAGCGGGCCGAAGAGCTGAAAAATGTGGTTTTTCATTCAAAGCTGGGGACTAGTTGGGAGAAGGTTGAACGCTTCAGGGCCGTTGCAAAATGGCTTTCCGATCAGCTACAGTTTGATGAATCCCAGAATGCGAAGCTGATGCGGGCGGCTCTTCTATGCAAAGCCGATCTCGTAACGGGCATGGTGAGCGAGTTCCCCGAGTTACAGGGTGTGATGGGCAGGGCTTATGCTCTTCATCAGGGAGAAGATCCCGACGTGGCAGAGGCCATCTATGAGCATTATCTCCCTGCCAAAGCTGGTGACGTGGTTCCTTCAGGAATTATCGGGGCCGTACTAAGTATTGCCGATAAGATCGATACTATTGTCGGGTGCTTCGGCGTTGGATTAATACCCACAGGAACGGCGGATCCTTTTGCCTTAAGGCGGCAAACCCTTGCCATCATAAGAATTCTTCTGGAAAAGGAACTGCCCATATCTCTTGTAAGCCTGGTGCGCAATACGATTCCTGGCCTGAGGAAATGGATAACCGAGCCGGAAAATACCGTCATTGAAGGAGTAATCCAGTTCTTTAAAGGACGTCTGGAGCATTATCTGCAAACCCATTACGGTTACCCTATCGATGTTATCCAGGCCGCTTTGTCGGTGGAAATTGATGTTCTGGTAAACGACGTGAAAAGAATTGCAGCCCTTTCGGAATTTCGTAAGCGTTCTGATTTTAATGCCCTGGCGACGACCTTTAAGAGGGTTGTTAACATTATCAAAGAACCTGTGGAAATAGCGGTAAAACCGGAACTTTTTGAGGACGACGCAGAAAGGGAACTTTGGAAGCTCATTCAGGACCTGAGAGAGCGCTTCCGGACCTGGGAGCAGGAACGCAATTATGGCAGAGCCCTGGAGGAGTTCGCGTCCCTCAGGCCCGCAGTTGATAGATTTTTCGATGCCGTGCTTGTTATGGCCAAAGAGACTGAGGTCAGAAATAACAGGCTTGCTCTGCTTAGCACCCTGAAGAGCCTCTTCGAGAATATTGCCGACTTTAAAATGATTCAGACCGAAGTCTAG
- the glyQ gene encoding glycine--tRNA ligase subunit alpha has protein sequence MTFQELILALDAFWAKHGCVIQQPYDLEVGAGTFNPATFLRVLGPEPWKVAYVEPSRRPTDGRYGENPNRLQHYYQYQVILKPSPPDSQELYLESLKSLGIDPLDHDIRFVEDDWESPTLGASGLGWEVWLDGMEITQFTYFQQVGGIQLHPVSVELTYGIERIAMYLQGVDSVFDLKWNDVITYGDVHHKGEVEWSYYNFEEADVDMLFKLFDMYEAESLRMNERGLVLPSYDYCLKCSHVFNLLDARGAISVTERTQYIARVRHLARLVAHAYVKQREEMGFPLMNRWK, from the coding sequence ATGACGTTTCAGGAACTTATTCTTGCACTGGATGCTTTTTGGGCAAAGCACGGCTGTGTTATTCAGCAGCCTTACGACCTCGAAGTAGGAGCCGGAACCTTCAATCCGGCCACCTTTTTGAGGGTTCTTGGCCCTGAACCCTGGAAGGTCGCCTATGTGGAGCCCTCAAGGCGACCTACAGATGGGCGTTATGGGGAAAACCCAAACCGCTTACAGCATTACTATCAGTATCAGGTCATTTTGAAACCTTCTCCGCCAGACTCACAGGAGCTTTATCTGGAAAGCCTGAAAAGCCTGGGAATTGACCCCCTGGACCACGACATCCGATTCGTTGAAGACGACTGGGAGTCTCCTACCCTGGGTGCTTCAGGCCTGGGATGGGAAGTATGGCTCGACGGTATGGAAATTACTCAATTTACCTATTTTCAACAGGTCGGAGGAATACAGCTTCATCCTGTCAGCGTTGAATTAACCTACGGAATCGAACGAATTGCCATGTATCTCCAGGGAGTTGACAGCGTCTTCGATCTTAAATGGAACGATGTTATCACCTATGGAGATGTACATCACAAAGGTGAGGTGGAGTGGTCCTACTACAACTTCGAAGAGGCCGATGTTGATATGCTGTTCAAACTCTTCGATATGTATGAAGCAGAATCGTTGCGGATGAACGAGCGTGGCCTTGTGTTGCCCTCCTACGATTACTGCCTGAAGTGTTCTCATGTATTCAATCTACTTGATGCAAGAGGTGCTATAAGCGTTACGGAAAGGACCCAGTACATAGCCCGGGTCAGACACCTGGCAAGGCTGGTTGCCCATGCCTATGTTAAACAAAGAGAAGAAATGGGCTTTCCGCTCATGAACCGCTGGAAGTAG
- the dnaK gene encoding molecular chaperone DnaK translates to MGRVIGIDLGTTNSVVAIMEGKEPKVLTNAEGGRTTPSVVAFTESGERLVGQVAKRQAITNPTNTIYAIKRLMGKKFNSPEVQRDLGILPYKVVSAPNGDAHVEVQGRQYSPPEISAYILMKMKQTAEDYLGEKVTDAVITVPAYFNDSQRQATKDAGRIAGLNVLRIINEPTAASLAYGLDKKKDEKIAVFDLGGGTYDISILEIGDGVFEVKATNGDTHLGGEDFDQRIIDWLIEEFKKEHGIDLRQDRMALQRLKDAAERAKMELSSALETEINLPFITADHTGPKHLVKKLTRAKFESLVEDLIEKLIPPMELALKDAGLTPRDIDEVILVGGMTRMPRIQEKVKEFFGREPHKGVNPDEVVAIGAAIQGAVLKGEVKDVLLLDVTPLSLGIETLGGVMTKIIERNTTIPTRKSQIFSTASDNQTSVMIHVLQGEREMAADNKSLGRFELVGIPPAPRGVPKIEVTFDIDANGIVHVSAKDLATGKEQSIKITPSSGLTEEEIQRLIKEAELHAEEDRKKRELVEARNRADNIIYGTEKSLRELGDKVAPEVRKNIEDQISRLREVMDKDDKEAIVRETDALIKLSHELAEKVYREAAQGTPGDKEEKEQKSQGGDDVVDAEFEEVKGEGKEA, encoded by the coding sequence ATGGGACGGGTTATAGGAATTGATCTGGGAACCACAAATTCCGTAGTCGCCATAATGGAGGGAAAAGAACCCAAAGTGCTGACAAATGCGGAGGGTGGCAGGACCACCCCATCGGTGGTGGCATTTACGGAATCCGGAGAAAGACTGGTCGGACAGGTTGCCAAAAGGCAGGCAATAACGAATCCGACCAATACAATCTACGCAATAAAACGCCTGATGGGGAAAAAATTTAACTCACCGGAGGTTCAGAGGGATCTCGGCATACTGCCCTACAAAGTCGTATCAGCACCAAACGGCGATGCTCATGTAGAAGTTCAGGGAAGACAGTACAGTCCCCCTGAGATTTCTGCTTATATTCTCATGAAAATGAAACAAACCGCAGAAGACTATCTGGGTGAAAAGGTAACGGACGCCGTTATTACCGTTCCGGCATATTTTAACGACAGCCAGCGTCAGGCAACCAAGGACGCCGGAAGAATCGCCGGCCTGAATGTTCTCAGGATCATCAACGAGCCGACTGCCGCATCCCTTGCATACGGCCTTGATAAGAAAAAAGACGAAAAAATCGCCGTCTTTGACCTTGGAGGCGGAACTTACGATATATCGATTCTCGAAATCGGGGACGGGGTCTTCGAAGTAAAAGCCACAAACGGTGATACCCACCTGGGCGGAGAAGACTTCGACCAGCGGATAATCGATTGGCTGATCGAAGAATTCAAAAAAGAACACGGAATCGATCTTCGTCAGGACAGAATGGCCCTACAACGGCTAAAAGATGCAGCGGAACGCGCAAAGATGGAACTCTCTTCTGCACTGGAAACCGAGATAAACCTGCCCTTCATCACTGCAGACCATACCGGCCCAAAACACCTGGTCAAAAAACTCACCCGTGCAAAGTTCGAATCTCTGGTTGAAGACCTCATTGAAAAGTTGATACCGCCTATGGAGCTGGCCCTGAAGGATGCAGGGCTAACGCCGAGGGATATCGACGAAGTAATCCTCGTAGGCGGAATGACTCGAATGCCTCGCATTCAAGAAAAGGTTAAAGAGTTCTTCGGTCGTGAACCTCACAAGGGTGTTAACCCCGACGAAGTCGTTGCCATAGGAGCTGCAATCCAGGGGGCAGTCCTTAAAGGAGAAGTAAAGGATGTACTCCTGCTGGATGTAACTCCACTTTCTCTCGGAATAGAAACCCTGGGCGGGGTAATGACCAAAATCATCGAAAGGAACACAACCATACCGACCAGAAAGAGCCAGATATTCTCTACCGCCTCCGACAATCAGACCTCCGTGATGATTCACGTTCTTCAGGGCGAACGAGAAATGGCGGCCGATAACAAAAGCCTGGGGCGTTTCGAGCTGGTAGGAATCCCACCGGCTCCAAGAGGTGTCCCGAAGATCGAGGTAACTTTCGACATAGACGCTAACGGAATCGTTCACGTTTCGGCCAAAGACCTGGCGACGGGAAAGGAGCAATCGATAAAAATCACGCCTTCCAGCGGATTGACCGAAGAAGAGATACAGCGTCTGATCAAGGAGGCAGAACTCCACGCCGAGGAAGACAGGAAGAAGAGAGAGCTCGTAGAGGCCAGAAACAGAGCCGATAACATAATCTACGGCACGGAAAAAAGCCTCAGAGAGTTGGGAGATAAGGTGGCTCCCGAGGTCAGAAAAAACATCGAGGATCAGATATCCAGACTCAGAGAGGTCATGGACAAAGACGATAAAGAAGCCATTGTTCGAGAAACGGATGCCCTGATAAAGCTCTCTCACGAACTCGCCGAAAAGGTCTACAGAGAGGCAGCACAGGGGACTCCCGGAGATAAAGAAGAAAAGGAACAGAAGAGCCAGGGCGGTGACGATGTAGTGGACGCAGAATTTGAGGAAGTAAAAGGAGAAGGAAAGGAAGCCTGA